A portion of the Roseovarius sp. SCSIO 43702 genome contains these proteins:
- a CDS encoding nucleoside deaminase, translated as MTRDHRPYLDRCLELATEAVEAGDHPFGSVLVAEDGTILHEDRNRANSLDPCHHPEIALARWAGRNLDPDARRRATVYTSGEHCPMCATAHALAGLGPIVYATSSEQLRAWSQELGAAPPAFTPRPIPEVAPDIPVTGPFDAYAEPIRALHARSRR; from the coding sequence ATGACACGCGACCACAGGCCATATCTCGACCGCTGCCTCGAACTTGCCACCGAGGCGGTCGAGGCGGGAGATCATCCCTTCGGTTCGGTCCTCGTGGCCGAGGACGGCACGATCCTCCACGAGGATCGCAACCGCGCCAATTCGCTCGACCCCTGCCATCACCCCGAGATCGCGCTCGCGCGCTGGGCGGGGCGCAACCTCGATCCCGACGCGCGCCGCCGGGCGACCGTCTACACCTCCGGTGAACATTGCCCGATGTGCGCGACGGCGCACGCGCTGGCGGGGCTCGGTCCGATCGTCTACGCCACCTCCTCCGAACAGCTTCGCGCCTGGTCGCAGGAGTTGGGCGCCGCCCCGCCCGCCTTCACGCCGCGCCCGATCCCCGAGGTCGCGCCGGACATCCCCGTCACGGGTCCCTTCGACGCCTATGCCGAACCCATCCGCGCCCTCCACGCGCGCAGCAGGCGTTAG
- the clpB gene encoding ATP-dependent chaperone ClpB: MDFEKFTERSRGFIQAAQTIAMRESHQKLAPEHILKALMDDGEGLASNLIRRAGGSPEQVVQALDVALSKIPRVTGDAGQTYMDQQTGKVLTEAEKLAKKAGDSFVPVERLLTALAVVRSGAKDALDAGAVSAQSLNEAINDVRKGRKADSASAEDTYEALEKYATDLTARAREGKIDPIIGRDDEIRRAMQVLSRRTKNNPVLIGEPGVGKTAIAEGLALRIVNGDVPESLADKRLLALDMGALIAGAKYRGEFEERLKAVLGEVTAAAGEIILFIDEMHTLVGAGKADGAMDAANLIKPALARGELHCVGATTLDEYRKHVEKDAALARRFQPLLVEEPTVEDTISILRGIKEKYELHHGVRISDSALVAAATLSHRYITDRFLPDKAIDLMDEAASRLRMEVDSKPEELDALDRQILQMQIEQEALRKEDDAASKDRLEKLEKELSDLQERSAEMTAQWQAERDKLASARDLKEQLDRARIELETAKREGNLAKAGELSYGVIPQLEKQLAEAEQAEEEGVMVEEAVRPEQIAQVVERWTGIPTAKMLEGEREKLLGMEDNLHRRVIGQDQAVKAVANAVRRARAGLNDENRPLGSFLFLGPTGVGKTELTKAVAEFLFNDDSAMVRIDMSEFMEKHAVARLIGAPPGYVGYDEGGVLTEAVRRRPYQVVLFDEVEKAHPDVFNVLLQVLDDGVLTDGQGRTVDFKQTLIVLTSNLGSQALSQLPENADGAQAKRDVMDAVRAHFRPEFLNRLDETIIFDRLKREDMAGIVDIQMRRLTKRLAARKITLELDDAAKAWLAEEGYDPVFGARPLKRVIQRALQDPLAEAILAGEILDGSTVPVTAGAEGLIIGDRVGSSDRPRPDDAVVH; this comes from the coding sequence ATGGACTTCGAGAAGTTCACCGAGCGGTCGCGCGGTTTCATTCAGGCGGCGCAGACGATCGCGATGCGGGAAAGCCATCAGAAACTGGCGCCCGAACATATTCTGAAAGCATTGATGGACGATGGCGAAGGGTTGGCGAGCAACCTGATCCGCCGCGCGGGCGGGTCGCCCGAGCAGGTGGTGCAGGCGCTCGACGTCGCGCTGTCGAAGATCCCGCGCGTCACCGGCGACGCGGGCCAGACCTACATGGACCAGCAGACCGGCAAGGTGCTGACCGAGGCCGAGAAACTCGCCAAGAAGGCGGGTGACAGTTTCGTGCCCGTAGAGCGGCTTCTGACCGCGCTCGCGGTGGTGAGGAGCGGCGCGAAGGACGCGCTGGACGCCGGCGCGGTGAGCGCGCAGAGCCTCAACGAGGCGATCAACGACGTGCGCAAGGGCCGCAAGGCGGATTCGGCGAGTGCCGAGGACACCTACGAGGCGCTGGAGAAATACGCGACCGACCTGACGGCACGGGCGCGCGAGGGCAAGATCGACCCGATCATCGGCCGCGACGACGAGATCCGCCGCGCGATGCAGGTGCTGAGCCGCCGCACCAAGAACAACCCCGTGCTGATCGGGGAACCGGGCGTCGGCAAGACGGCGATCGCCGAGGGGCTGGCCCTGCGCATCGTCAATGGCGACGTGCCCGAGAGCCTGGCCGACAAGCGGCTCCTGGCGCTCGACATGGGCGCGCTGATCGCGGGTGCGAAGTATCGCGGCGAGTTCGAGGAACGGCTCAAGGCCGTGCTGGGCGAAGTCACCGCCGCGGCGGGCGAGATCATCCTTTTCATCGACGAGATGCACACGCTTGTCGGCGCGGGCAAGGCCGATGGCGCGATGGATGCCGCGAACCTCATCAAGCCGGCGCTGGCGCGCGGTGAGCTGCATTGCGTGGGCGCCACGACGCTCGACGAATACCGCAAGCACGTGGAGAAGGACGCGGCGCTGGCCCGGCGGTTCCAGCCGCTCCTGGTCGAGGAGCCGACGGTCGAGGACACGATCTCGATCCTGCGGGGCATCAAGGAGAAATACGAGCTTCACCACGGGGTGCGCATCTCGGACAGCGCGCTGGTGGCCGCGGCGACGCTGAGCCATCGCTACATCACCGACCGGTTCCTGCCGGACAAGGCGATCGACCTCATGGACGAGGCGGCATCCCGCCTGCGCATGGAGGTGGACAGCAAGCCCGAGGAGCTTGACGCGCTCGACCGGCAGATCCTGCAGATGCAGATCGAACAGGAGGCGCTTCGCAAGGAAGACGACGCCGCGTCGAAGGACCGGCTCGAAAAGCTCGAGAAGGAGCTTTCGGACCTCCAGGAGCGCAGTGCCGAGATGACGGCGCAATGGCAGGCGGAGCGGGACAAGCTCGCCTCGGCGCGTGACCTCAAGGAACAGCTCGACCGGGCACGGATCGAGTTGGAGACCGCCAAGCGCGAAGGCAACCTCGCGAAGGCCGGGGAGCTGTCCTACGGTGTCATTCCGCAACTCGAGAAGCAGCTTGCCGAGGCCGAACAGGCCGAGGAGGAAGGCGTCATGGTCGAGGAGGCCGTGCGCCCGGAGCAGATCGCGCAGGTCGTGGAACGCTGGACCGGCATCCCGACGGCCAAGATGCTCGAAGGCGAGCGCGAGAAGCTGCTGGGCATGGAGGACAACCTGCATCGCCGCGTGATCGGCCAGGACCAGGCCGTGAAGGCCGTGGCCAACGCCGTGCGCCGCGCGCGCGCGGGTCTCAACGACGAGAACCGACCGCTCGGCTCGTTCCTCTTCCTGGGGCCGACCGGCGTGGGCAAGACCGAGCTCACGAAGGCCGTGGCCGAGTTCCTCTTCAACGACGACAGCGCGATGGTGCGCATCGACATGTCGGAGTTCATGGAGAAACACGCGGTCGCGCGCCTGATCGGTGCGCCACCGGGCTACGTGGGCTATGACGAGGGCGGCGTGCTGACCGAAGCGGTGCGGCGCAGGCCCTACCAGGTGGTCCTGTTCGACGAGGTCGAGAAGGCGCACCCGGACGTGTTCAACGTGCTGTTGCAGGTGCTCGATGACGGTGTCCTGACCGACGGCCAGGGCCGCACGGTCGATTTCAAGCAGACGCTGATCGTGCTGACGTCGAACCTCGGAAGCCAGGCGCTGAGCCAGTTGCCGGAGAACGCGGACGGGGCGCAGGCCAAGCGCGACGTGATGGACGCGGTGCGGGCGCATTTCCGGCCCGAGTTCCTCAACCGGCTCGATGAGACGATCATCTTCGACCGGCTCAAGCGCGAGGATATGGCGGGCATCGTCGATATCCAGATGCGGCGCCTCACGAAGCGGCTGGCGGCGCGGAAGATCACGCTCGAGCTCGATGACGCGGCGAAGGCGTGGCTGGCCGAGGAAGGCTATGACCCGGTCTTCGGGGCCCGTCCGCTCAAGCGGGTGATCCAGCGCGCGTTGCAGGACCCGCTGGCCGAGGCGATCCTCGCGGGCGAGATCCTCGACGGCAGCACCGTGCCGGTCACGGCCGGGGCCGAGGGCCTGATCATCGGGGACCGCGTGGGCAGTTCCGACCGCCCGCGCCCGGATGACGCGGTGGTGCACTGA
- a CDS encoding P1 family peptidase, with protein sequence MTPSSGARSRLRDHGIEIGHHPTGPLNAITDVPGVMVGHCTLIEGDRTRTGATAILPHPGNVFARKCPAGLAVLNGFGKFAGATQIAELGEIETPILLTNTLATGRAIEALIAHTLAQPGNESVTSINAVVGETNDSRLNDIRASRPTVAEMRKALDSAETGPVSEGAVGAGTGTVAFGLKGGIGTASRRVSGHMLGVLVQSNFGGSLRIDGRPVPHAPTKADADGSIVIVLATDAPLSAPGLTRLARRAFGGLARTGAALSHGSGDYALAFATPPRDPAALPQSDLSPFFEAAIEATEEAIVNSLLMALDMTGFDASRTAGTSVKALRLPAT encoded by the coding sequence ATGACCCCATCTTCCGGCGCGCGCTCCCGCCTGCGCGATCACGGCATCGAGATCGGCCATCATCCCACCGGGCCGCTCAACGCGATCACCGATGTGCCCGGTGTCATGGTCGGGCATTGCACCCTGATCGAAGGCGACCGGACACGCACGGGCGCCACCGCCATCTTGCCGCATCCCGGCAACGTCTTCGCGCGCAAATGTCCCGCCGGCCTTGCCGTGCTGAACGGCTTCGGCAAGTTCGCCGGCGCCACGCAGATCGCCGAGCTGGGCGAGATCGAAACGCCCATCCTGCTCACCAACACGCTCGCCACCGGCCGCGCGATCGAGGCGCTCATCGCGCACACTCTGGCCCAGCCCGGCAACGAGAGCGTGACCTCGATCAACGCCGTCGTGGGCGAGACGAACGATTCACGGCTCAACGACATCCGCGCATCGCGCCCGACGGTCGCGGAGATGCGCAAAGCACTCGATTCCGCCGAAACAGGGCCTGTTTCGGAAGGGGCCGTCGGCGCGGGAACCGGCACCGTGGCCTTCGGCCTGAAAGGCGGGATCGGCACCGCCTCGCGCCGCGTGTCGGGGCACATGCTGGGCGTGCTCGTGCAGTCGAACTTCGGGGGATCGCTGCGTATCGACGGCAGGCCGGTGCCACACGCACCCACGAAGGCCGATGCCGACGGCTCCATCGTCATCGTGCTCGCCACCGACGCACCCCTCTCGGCGCCCGGCCTGACCCGGCTCGCCCGTCGCGCATTCGGCGGCCTTGCCCGCACCGGCGCGGCGCTGAGCCACGGCTCGGGCGACTACGCGCTGGCCTTCGCCACACCGCCGCGCGATCCGGCCGCCCTGCCACAGTCCGACCTCTCGCCGTTCTTCGAGGCCGCCATCGAAGCCACCGAGGAAGCCATCGTCAATTCGCTTCTCATGGCCCTCGACATGACGGGTTTCGACGCCTCCCGCACCGCCGGGACCAGCGTGAAGGCGCTTCGCCTTCCGGCGACGTAA
- a CDS encoding N-formylglutamate amidohydrolase, producing MPRRAYHLSEPATRTTSVVFASPHSGRDYPRWFLAQSRLDEVAIRSSEDAFVDQLLEAAPAMGAPVLCAHAPRAFIDLNRGADELDPALITNVRPGGHNPRVASGLGVIPRVVANGQPIYSGKIPREEAERRIERYWRPYHRVLQSQLDKAVAELGEAILLDVHSMPHEAMDAVVQRGQTRPEVVLGDRFGASAASGIVDRVEAAFRRAGLVVARNSPFAGAYVTQTYGRPARGRHAIQIEIDRALYMDETRIRPNADFDAFKALLRSVLAELVEIGQRREERPLAAE from the coding sequence ATGCCGAGACGCGCCTATCACCTTTCAGAGCCTGCGACCAGGACCACGAGCGTCGTCTTTGCCTCGCCCCATAGCGGGCGGGACTATCCGCGCTGGTTCCTCGCGCAGTCGCGGCTTGACGAGGTGGCGATCCGGTCGTCCGAGGACGCGTTTGTCGATCAGCTTCTGGAGGCCGCGCCCGCGATGGGGGCGCCGGTGTTGTGCGCCCATGCGCCACGGGCGTTCATCGACCTCAACCGGGGTGCGGACGAGTTGGATCCGGCGCTGATCACGAATGTCCGCCCCGGGGGTCACAACCCCAGGGTGGCCTCGGGGCTCGGTGTGATTCCGCGGGTGGTGGCGAACGGGCAGCCGATCTACTCGGGCAAGATCCCGCGCGAGGAAGCGGAGCGGCGTATCGAGCGGTATTGGCGGCCCTATCACCGGGTGTTGCAGAGCCAGCTGGACAAGGCGGTGGCCGAGCTTGGCGAAGCCATCCTGCTCGACGTCCACTCGATGCCGCATGAAGCGATGGACGCGGTTGTCCAGCGCGGTCAGACGCGGCCGGAGGTTGTGCTGGGCGACCGGTTCGGCGCCTCGGCCGCGTCGGGAATCGTGGACCGGGTGGAGGCGGCGTTCCGGAGGGCGGGCCTTGTCGTGGCGCGCAATTCGCCCTTCGCCGGAGCCTATGTCACGCAGACCTACGGACGGCCCGCGCGGGGGCGTCACGCGATCCAGATCGAGATCGACCGCGCGCTTTACATGGACGAGACGCGCATCCGGCCCAACGCCGATTTCGACGCCTTCAAGGCGCTCCTGCGGTCGGTTCTGGCCGAGTTGGTCGAGATCGGCCAGCGGCGCGAGGAACGGCCCCTGGCCGCCGAGTAA
- a CDS encoding DNA polymerase IV — protein MPAFCRDCFSTAPAGPGRCPSCASPRVLSHPELYDLSIAHMDCDAFYASVEKRDNPELADKPLIIGGGRRGVVSTACYIARIRGVRSAMPMFQALKLCPEAVVLKPRMEVYVGVSRQIRAMMEDLTPSVEPLSLDEAFMDLTGTARLHGAPPAVMLARLVARMRSELGVTGSIGLSHNKFLAKVASDLDKPRGFSVIGKAETADFLRDKPVRLIWGVGQAAQASLDKAGIRTFSDLLRWERTDLVARFGSMGDRLWHLARGEDRRRVDARAPVKSISNETTFGEDTADADLLDGHIWRLSEKVSDRAKARRLAGRVVTLKLKRADHSLITRRAALRDATQMADTIYRRARALFDQVDHASPYRLLGVGISDLVSEGAADLSGDLLDPGARRRSEAERATDAIRQRFGENAILKGRSLR, from the coding sequence ATGCCCGCCTTCTGCCGCGACTGTTTCTCCACCGCGCCCGCCGGCCCCGGCCGTTGCCCCTCCTGTGCAAGCCCGCGCGTTCTGTCCCACCCCGAGCTTTACGACCTCTCCATCGCACACATGGATTGCGACGCCTTCTATGCCAGCGTCGAGAAACGCGACAATCCCGAGCTTGCCGACAAGCCGCTGATTATCGGGGGCGGGCGGCGCGGCGTCGTGTCGACGGCCTGCTACATCGCGCGCATCCGGGGCGTCCGCTCCGCGATGCCGATGTTCCAGGCGCTCAAGCTCTGTCCCGAAGCCGTTGTTCTCAAACCCAGAATGGAGGTCTATGTGGGCGTCTCGCGCCAGATCCGCGCGATGATGGAGGATCTCACGCCATCGGTCGAACCCCTCTCGCTGGACGAGGCGTTCATGGACCTCACCGGCACAGCCCGCCTCCACGGTGCGCCGCCCGCCGTGATGCTGGCGCGGCTTGTCGCGCGGATGCGCAGCGAGCTGGGCGTCACCGGCTCGATTGGGCTCAGCCATAACAAATTCTTAGCGAAGGTCGCGTCTGATCTCGACAAACCGAGAGGATTCTCCGTGATTGGCAAGGCCGAGACAGCCGATTTCCTGCGTGACAAGCCCGTGCGCCTCATCTGGGGCGTGGGACAGGCCGCGCAAGCCTCGCTCGACAAGGCCGGCATTCGCACCTTCTCCGATCTTCTGCGGTGGGAGCGCACGGACCTCGTGGCGCGCTTCGGGTCCATGGGCGACCGGCTCTGGCATCTGGCCCGCGGCGAAGACCGGCGCCGCGTCGATGCCCGCGCGCCGGTGAAATCCATCTCGAACGAGACCACCTTCGGCGAGGATACCGCCGATGCCGACCTGCTCGACGGGCACATCTGGCGCCTGTCCGAGAAGGTGAGCGATCGCGCCAAGGCACGCCGCCTCGCCGGTCGCGTCGTGACGCTCAAGCTCAAGCGCGCGGATCATTCGCTGATCACCCGCCGCGCGGCCCTGCGGGACGCGACACAGATGGCCGACACGATCTATCGCCGCGCCCGCGCTCTTTTCGACCAGGTGGATCATGCATCGCCCTACCGCCTGTTGGGCGTGGGCATCTCCGATCTGGTGAGCGAGGGCGCCGCGGATCTCTCTGGCGACCTGCTCGACCCGGGCGCGCGCCGCCGCAGCGAGGCCGAGCGGGCAACCGACGCGATCCGCCAGCGTTTCGGCGAGAACGCGATCCTGAAGGGCCGGTCGCTGCGTTAA
- a CDS encoding amidohydrolase: MSAAISADVILHNGKIWRGHDEGVCAALAIWGDRILATGSDDDIMALRGPDTEVVDLGGRFATPGLNDNHLHLMPLGLTMSWVDASPDAHPTLKSLQAALRKRAEETPEGGWVMARGYDQVKLDIGRHPDRSELDEAVPDRPVVLVRACGHVTLGNSKAFEMAGIDETTPAPAGGVIEKVNGRLTGLLAENAQGLLRDAPPRPSVDELIDAAERAGEYLLSRGITSCMEAAAGMTAGMAEMQAYHLAKRDGRLPVRVWLVLLGDPETSIVEECHAAGLVSGVGDEMLRVGGVKIFLDGSTGGRTAWMKEPYAGEDATTGVQILGDAELDDLVLRYVGQGYQMACHAIGDAAIEQLITAYEKANAAHPDRRHRHRIEHCGYSDAGQHERMKAAGIIPAPQQVFLYDFGNSYASVLGGNRAHSAYPLRTWTDMGFRPSTGSDAPVCKPDPWPNIYTMITRKTWDGTVMDEGQRVTIGEALRAYTEYGAYSQNAEGEKGRLIPGQLADIAVFSRDMLTAEPEEILHDTHCVMTLLGGRIVHRTDS; this comes from the coding sequence ATGTCAGCGGCGATCAGTGCCGACGTGATCCTGCATAATGGCAAGATCTGGCGGGGCCACGATGAAGGTGTTTGCGCGGCGCTGGCGATCTGGGGGGACCGGATCCTGGCGACGGGAAGCGACGACGATATCATGGCGCTTCGCGGACCCGATACGGAGGTCGTGGACCTCGGGGGACGGTTCGCGACGCCGGGCCTCAACGACAACCATCTGCACCTGATGCCGCTTGGCCTGACGATGAGCTGGGTCGATGCGAGCCCGGACGCGCATCCGACGCTGAAATCCCTGCAAGCCGCCCTGCGCAAGCGGGCGGAGGAGACGCCCGAGGGTGGCTGGGTGATGGCGCGGGGCTATGACCAGGTGAAGCTCGATATCGGGCGGCACCCGGATCGCAGCGAACTGGACGAGGCCGTGCCGGATCGGCCCGTCGTGCTGGTGCGGGCCTGCGGGCATGTGACGCTGGGCAATTCGAAAGCCTTCGAAATGGCCGGGATCGACGAGACCACGCCGGCCCCCGCCGGTGGCGTGATCGAGAAGGTGAACGGGCGGCTGACGGGGTTGCTGGCCGAGAACGCGCAGGGCCTCCTGCGCGATGCGCCGCCGCGCCCGAGCGTGGACGAGCTGATCGACGCGGCCGAGCGGGCCGGGGAATACCTTCTGTCGCGGGGCATCACCTCGTGCATGGAGGCCGCGGCGGGGATGACGGCGGGCATGGCCGAGATGCAGGCCTATCACCTGGCCAAGCGCGACGGGCGGTTGCCGGTTCGCGTCTGGCTCGTCCTCCTGGGCGATCCCGAGACGTCGATCGTCGAGGAGTGTCACGCGGCGGGCCTGGTGTCGGGCGTGGGCGACGAGATGCTGCGCGTGGGCGGCGTGAAGATTTTTCTCGACGGGTCCACCGGGGGCCGGACCGCGTGGATGAAGGAGCCCTATGCCGGCGAGGATGCGACGACCGGCGTTCAGATCCTGGGCGACGCGGAGCTTGACGACCTCGTGCTGCGCTATGTCGGGCAGGGATACCAGATGGCCTGTCACGCGATCGGGGACGCGGCGATCGAACAGTTGATCACCGCCTACGAGAAGGCCAATGCCGCCCATCCCGACCGCAGGCACCGCCACCGGATCGAGCATTGCGGCTATTCCGACGCGGGCCAGCACGAGCGGATGAAGGCCGCGGGCATCATTCCGGCGCCGCAGCAGGTGTTCCTTTACGATTTCGGCAACAGCTATGCCTCGGTCCTCGGGGGCAACCGGGCGCATTCGGCCTATCCGCTCAGGACGTGGACCGACATGGGGTTCCGCCCCTCGACCGGAAGCGATGCGCCGGTGTGCAAGCCCGACCCGTGGCCGAATATCTACACCATGATCACGCGCAAGACATGGGACGGCACCGTCATGGACGAGGGCCAGCGCGTGACCATCGGGGAGGCGCTGCGCGCCTATACGGAATACGGCGCCTATTCGCAGAATGCCGAAGGCGAGAAGGGCCGCCTGATCCCCGGTCAGCTTGCCGATATCGCGGTCTTCTCGCGCGATATGCTCACGGCGGAGCCGGAGGAGATCCTGCATGATACCCATTGCGTGATGACGCTGCTGGGAGGAAGGATCGTGCATCGGACCGACTCGTGA
- a CDS encoding PLP-dependent cysteine synthase family protein — protein MRSWVSDAVAKIEAEYHRSADTHLFKLDLPKLEGVDIYLKDESTHPTGSLKHRLARSLFLYALCNGKIGPETVIVEASSGSTAVSEAYFARMLGLRFIAVMPKSTAQSKIANITLNGGECHFVDSAPEMHDAAVALARETGGYFMDQFLHAERATDWRGNNNIAESIFRQMEREARPVPHTIVMSAGTGGTSATLGRYVRFRGFDTRLVVVDPENSVFYDSYRTGDTELVAQCSSRIEGIGRPRVEKSFQPDVIDDMMQVPDAASVAAIHWLERLIGRKAGASTGTNLWGALEVARDMVARGERGSVVTLMCDGGERYLDTYYDADWVARCIGDVRPYLETLEGWL, from the coding sequence ATGCGCAGTTGGGTGTCAGACGCGGTGGCGAAGATCGAGGCGGAGTATCACCGCTCGGCGGATACGCATCTGTTCAAGCTCGATCTGCCGAAGCTCGAGGGGGTGGATATCTACCTCAAGGACGAGAGCACCCATCCGACCGGCAGTCTCAAGCACAGGCTGGCGCGGTCGCTTTTCCTCTATGCGCTGTGCAACGGGAAGATCGGGCCGGAGACGGTGATCGTGGAGGCGTCCTCGGGCAGCACGGCGGTGTCGGAGGCGTATTTCGCGCGGATGCTGGGGCTGCGCTTCATCGCGGTGATGCCCAAGAGCACGGCGCAGAGCAAGATCGCCAACATCACGCTCAACGGCGGCGAGTGTCATTTCGTCGACAGCGCGCCCGAGATGCATGATGCGGCGGTCGCGCTCGCGCGGGAAACGGGCGGATATTTCATGGACCAGTTCCTTCATGCCGAGCGGGCGACGGACTGGAGGGGCAACAACAACATCGCCGAGAGCATATTCCGCCAGATGGAGCGGGAGGCGCGGCCGGTACCGCATACCATCGTCATGAGTGCCGGCACGGGTGGCACCTCGGCCACGCTGGGCCGTTACGTCCGGTTCCGGGGCTTCGACACGCGGCTGGTGGTGGTCGACCCGGAGAATTCGGTTTTCTACGACAGCTACAGGACAGGCGATACCGAGCTTGTTGCGCAATGTTCGAGCCGCATCGAGGGGATCGGGCGGCCACGGGTCGAGAAATCGTTTCAGCCCGATGTGATCGACGACATGATGCAGGTGCCCGACGCGGCGAGCGTGGCGGCGATCCACTGGCTCGAGCGGCTGATCGGGCGCAAGGCGGGGGCATCGACGGGGACGAACCTGTGGGGCGCGCTCGAGGTGGCGCGGGACATGGTCGCGCGGGGCGAGCGCGGATCGGTCGTGACGCTCATGTGCGACGGGGGCGAGCGGTATCTCGATACGTATTACGATGCCGACTGGGTGGCGCGGTGCATCGGCGATGTGCGTCCCTACCTGGAGACGCTGGAAGGGTGGCTCTGA
- the pyrF gene encoding orotidine-5'-phosphate decarboxylase, whose protein sequence is MSHTPPDDRLIVALDLPNALEGLKLADTLGDTVGFYKIGLGMLTGGGLALANELKQEHGKRIFLDMKLFDIGATVEAAVRGLAQFDLDFLTVHGDPHVVRAAREGAGGSGTKILAVTILTSLDRDDLDAGMMRAGDIPDLVAERAGRAFEAGADGVIASPQEAAMIRALPQAADRLIVTPGVRPSGSDLGDQKRVATPAQAIADGADHIVVGRPIWSAAAPRAAARAILAELP, encoded by the coding sequence ATGTCCCACACCCCCCCGGATGACCGCCTCATCGTCGCCCTCGATCTGCCGAACGCGCTCGAGGGGCTGAAACTGGCCGACACGCTGGGCGACACGGTCGGCTTCTACAAGATCGGGCTGGGGATGCTCACGGGCGGCGGCCTCGCGCTCGCCAACGAGCTCAAGCAGGAGCACGGTAAGCGCATCTTCCTCGACATGAAGCTCTTCGATATCGGTGCCACGGTAGAAGCCGCCGTGCGGGGCCTCGCGCAGTTCGACCTCGATTTCCTCACCGTCCATGGCGACCCGCACGTGGTGCGCGCGGCGCGCGAAGGGGCGGGCGGGTCGGGGACCAAGATCCTCGCCGTGACGATTCTCACCTCCCTCGACCGCGACGACCTGGACGCCGGCATGATGCGCGCGGGCGACATCCCCGACCTCGTCGCCGAACGCGCCGGCCGCGCCTTCGAGGCCGGCGCCGATGGCGTCATCGCCTCTCCGCAGGAAGCCGCGATGATCCGCGCGCTGCCGCAAGCCGCGGATCGCCTCATCGTCACCCCCGGCGTGCGCCCATCGGGCAGCGATCTCGGCGATCAGAAGCGCGTCGCCACCCCGGCACAGGCCATCGCCGACGGGGCCGACCATATCGTCGTCGGGCGCCCCATCTGGTCCGCCGCCGCGCCGCGCGCCGCCGCCCGCGCCATCCTCGCCGAATTGCCCTGA
- the ykgO gene encoding type B 50S ribosomal protein L36 — translation MKVRNSLRSLKNRHRDCRVVRRKGRVYVINKTQRRFKARQG, via the coding sequence ATGAAAGTTCGCAACTCGCTCCGTTCGCTCAAGAACCGGCATCGGGATTGCCGCGTGGTGCGCCGCAAAGGCCGCGTCTACGTGATCAACAAGACCCAGCGTCGCTTCAAGGCCCGCCAGGGCTGA